The following proteins come from a genomic window of Salvia hispanica cultivar TCC Black 2014 chromosome 4, UniMelb_Shisp_WGS_1.0, whole genome shotgun sequence:
- the LOC125218346 gene encoding dormancy-associated protein homolog 3-like isoform X2, with protein sequence MGLLDHLWDDTVAGPRPDTGLGKLRKHPTFSFPSNSANEVESNMGGDDATRVTRRIMIVKPPQASQKDSPPVSPAGSTPPVSPFGGGRFKRRSSFSFEKASGVGPRSPPPPYDL encoded by the exons ATGGGGTTGCTTGACCACCTCTGGGACGACACCGTCGCCGGTCCCCGTCCGGATACCGGCCTCGGAAAACTCAGAAAACACCCTACTTTTAGCTTTCCATCCAACTCCGCCAACG AAGTTGAAAGCAACATGGGAGGCGACGATGCAACGAGAGTGACGAGGCGTATAATGATCGTGAAGCCGCCGCAGGCCAGCCAGAAAGACTCGCCGCCGGTTTCCCCTGCCGGAAGCACCCCACCGGTATCCCCTTTTGGCG GAGGGCGATTCAAGCGGAGgtcgtcattttcatttgagAAGGCTAGTGGAGTGGGACCAAGGAGCCCTCCTCCTCCCTACGACCTCTGA
- the LOC125218346 gene encoding dormancy-associated protein homolog 3-like isoform X3, translating to MGLLDHLWDDTVAGPRPDTGLGKLRKHPTFSFPSNSANVESNMGGDDATRVTRRIMIVKPPQASQKDSPPVSPAGSTPPVSPFGGGGRFKRRSSFSFEKASGVGPRSPPPPYDL from the exons ATGGGGTTGCTTGACCACCTCTGGGACGACACCGTCGCCGGTCCCCGTCCGGATACCGGCCTCGGAAAACTCAGAAAACACCCTACTTTTAGCTTTCCATCCAACTCCGCCAACG TTGAAAGCAACATGGGAGGCGACGATGCAACGAGAGTGACGAGGCGTATAATGATCGTGAAGCCGCCGCAGGCCAGCCAGAAAGACTCGCCGCCGGTTTCCCCTGCCGGAAGCACCCCACCGGTATCCCCTTTTGGCG GAGGAGGGCGATTCAAGCGGAGgtcgtcattttcatttgagAAGGCTAGTGGAGTGGGACCAAGGAGCCCTCCTCCTCCCTACGACCTCTGA
- the LOC125218346 gene encoding dormancy-associated protein homolog 3-like isoform X1, whose protein sequence is MGLLDHLWDDTVAGPRPDTGLGKLRKHPTFSFPSNSANEVESNMGGDDATRVTRRIMIVKPPQASQKDSPPVSPAGSTPPVSPFGGGGRFKRRSSFSFEKASGVGPRSPPPPYDL, encoded by the exons ATGGGGTTGCTTGACCACCTCTGGGACGACACCGTCGCCGGTCCCCGTCCGGATACCGGCCTCGGAAAACTCAGAAAACACCCTACTTTTAGCTTTCCATCCAACTCCGCCAACG AAGTTGAAAGCAACATGGGAGGCGACGATGCAACGAGAGTGACGAGGCGTATAATGATCGTGAAGCCGCCGCAGGCCAGCCAGAAAGACTCGCCGCCGGTTTCCCCTGCCGGAAGCACCCCACCGGTATCCCCTTTTGGCG GAGGAGGGCGATTCAAGCGGAGgtcgtcattttcatttgagAAGGCTAGTGGAGTGGGACCAAGGAGCCCTCCTCCTCCCTACGACCTCTGA